One window of Henckelia pumila isolate YLH828 unplaced genomic scaffold, ASM3356847v2 CTG_525:::fragment_3, whole genome shotgun sequence genomic DNA carries:
- the LOC140873006 gene encoding serine/threonine-protein kinase Nek6-like, with protein MEVANGDTKSKMEDYEGIEQIGRGSFGAAFLVLHKAEKKKYVLKKIRLSKMTEKFKCTANQEIDAMVKLQHPYILEYKNAWLDKGNCICIVTDYCEVGNISEKIRKARGAYFPEEKLCKWLTQMLLAIDHLHSHRVLHRNLKLSNIFITKENDIRLGDFGLGKLLDEEGLASTVVGKPNYMCPELTDNMPYGYKSDIWSLGCCMFEIAAHQQAFKAPDMAGLINKINKCLLSPFPHIYSSTLKQIIKSMLRKCPEHRPTAAELLRHPHLKPYLLRCRNLPTVFLPVKSPSPNSTKEKTSKPSPSNSSGGKDDRGAEMKPKQKELLPLFEENIDVQDLNLLDGDILIEDKLETKRVDPTSYSGKISHDSEDSKSGGTSCETTACNEDNQEIFESSMLHKESFNLEVTSAFGEKEENSPKDIKNLEDSDRKRDKAIESEPLCSPQVTAGKETKDGDAILEKCNKIIMLDTVCSDELASALEEVVLLTKETLTTKVDAESRNSSSKEESTGTYSGVFPDETRLDKDTVDTETEISRDSTRTDKGGIHPMNQVSNDDIKTESGNRSNVRANALESLLELCARLLKQDKLDELTGVLKAFGDEAVSSRETAIWLTKSLINAQKLAKES; from the exons ATGGAGGTGGCAAATGGTGATACTAAGAGCAAGATGGAAGATTATGAAGGGATTGAGCAAATTGGTAGAGGTTCTTTTGGGGCTGCGTTTCTTGTGCTCCACAAAGCTGAGAAAAAGAA GTATGTGTTGAAGAAAATTCGTCTCTCTAAGATGACAGAGAAGTTCAAGTGTACTGCAAATCAGGAG ATTGATGCAATGGTGAaattgcaacatccctacatttTGGAGTACAAAAATGCTTGGTTGGATAAG GGGAATTGTATTTGCATTGTCACTGACTACTGTGAAGTTGGAAACAT ATCTGAGAAAATTAGGAAGGCTAGAGGAGCATATTTTCCGGAGGAG AAACTTTGCAAATGGTTGACCCAGATGTTATTAGCTATTGACCATCTTCACTCCCATCGTGTCCTTCATCGGAATCTAAAG TTATCTAACATATTCATTACCAAGGAAAATGACATCCGTCTTG GTGATTTTGGATTAGGGAAACTTCTTGATGAGGAAGGCCTTGCCTCGACG GTTGTCGGGAAACCCAACTACATGTGTCCGGAGCTTACAGATAATATGCCATACGGCTATAAATCAGATATATGGTCGCTTG GCTGCTGCATGTTCGAGATTGCTGCACACCAACAAGCATTTAAAGCCCCA GATATGGCTGGACTTATCAACAAGATTAACAAATGTTTGCTCTCCCCATTTCCTCATATATATTCTTCGACTCT AAAACAGATCATTAAGAGCATGCTAAGGAAGTGTCCGGAGCATAGGCCAACG GCTGCTGAATTGTTGAGGCATCCCCATTTGAAACCTTACCTGCTTCGATGTCGGAACCTACCTACTGTGTTTCTTCCAGTAAAATCTCCATCACCTAACAGCACAAAGGAAAAAACAAGCAAACCATCGCCTAGCAATTCTAGTGGTGGAAAAGATGACAGAGGAGCAGAGATGAAACCGAAACAGAAGGAACTTCTTCCGTTATTTGAGGAAAACATTGATGTTCAGGATCTGAATTTACTAGATGGtgatattttgattgaagaCAAACTCGAAACTAAAAGGGTTGACCCCACAAGCTATTCAGGGAAGATTTCTCATGACAGTGAGGATTCAAAAAGTGGGGGCACGAGTTGCGAGACAACTGCTTGCAATGAAGACAATCAAGAAATCTTTGAATCTTCAATGTTGCACAAGGAAAGCTTCAATTTGGAGGTTACATCAGCCTTTGGAGAAAAAGAGGAAAATTCTCCCAAGGACATTAAGAATTTGGAAGATTCTGACAGAAAGAGGGACAAAGCAATCGAATCGGAACCTCTGTGCAGTCCCCAAGTCACAGCGGGAAAAGAAACTAAGGACGGAGATGCAATTCTtgaaaaatgcaataaaataataatgctAGATACTGTCTGTAGCGATGAGCTTGCGTCTGCTCTTGAAGAAGTTGTTTTGTTAACTAAAGAAACTTTGACAACCAAAGTTGATGCAGAATCTCGGAACTCTTCAAGCAAGGAAGAGAGTACGGGCACATATTCAGGAGTGTTCCCTGATGAAACTCGTCTGGATAAGGATACGGTTGACACTGAAACAGAGATATCAAGGGATTCAACTCGAACTGACAAAGGAGGCATCCATCCAATGAATCAAGTTTCAAATGATGATATCAAAACTGAGTCGGGGAATCGTAGCAACGTGAGAGCAAATGCTTTAGAGTCACTGCTCGAATTGTGTGCACGGCTGCTGAAACAGGACAAGCTCGATGAGCTTACTGGTGTGCTAAAAGCATTTGGAGACGAGGCCGTTTCTTCCAGAGAAACAGCAATCTGGCTGACAAAAAGCTTGATCAATGCGCAAAAGTTAGCCAAGGAATCCTAG
- the LOC140873007 gene encoding 1-acyl-sn-glycerol-3-phosphate acyltransferase 2 codes for MAIAAAAVVVPLGVLFFISGLVVNLIQAICYVLIRPLSKNMYRRINREVAELLWLELVWLVDWWAGVKIELYTDSETFKLLGKEHALVMCNHKSDIDWLVGWVLAQRSGCLGSTLAVMKKSSKLLPVIGWSMWFSEYLFLERSWAKDESTLKSGLQRLRDFPRPFWLALFVEGTRFTQAKLLAAQEYASSTGLPVPRNVLIPRTKGFVTAVSHMRSFVPAIYDVTVAIPKTSPAPTMIRLFKGQSSVVHVHLKREPMKDLPDTDDDVAQWCRDIFVAKDKLLDTYMAEGSFGEQLQNTGRPVKSLLVVCSWGILLIMGTLKVCQWSSLFSSWKGVTFSAISLAIVTGLMQILIQFSQSERSTPAKIAPAKLKNGGETSPTR; via the exons ATGGCGATTGCTGCTGCTGCTGTTGTTGTGCCTTTGGGCGTTCTCTTTTTCATTTCTGGCCTTGTCGTCAATTTGATTCAG GCTATATGTTACGTGTTAATACGGCCGCTGTCAAAGAACATGTATAGGAGGATAAACAGAGAGGTGGCTGAGCTCTTGTGGCTTGAATTAGTGTGGCTGGTCGATTGGTGGGCTGGTGTTAAG attgaactgtacactgATTCTGAAACCTTTAAATTGCTGG GTAAAGAGCATGCACTTGTCATGTGTAATCACAAAAGTGACATCGATTGGCTTGTTGGATGGGTTTTGGCTCAG CGATCAGGTTGCCTGGGTAGCACATTAGCTGTTATGAAGAAATCTTCAAAGCTCCTTCCA GTGATAGGATGGTCCATGTGGTTTTCTGAGTATCTCTTTCTTGAAAGAAGCTGGGCGAAGGATGAAAGCACCTTGAAG TCAGGACTTCAAAGGCTAAGGGACTTCCCTAGGCCATTTTGGCTGGCACTATTTGTTGAGGGTACTCGCTTCACGCAGGCAAAACTTTTAGCTGCTCAAGAATATGCATCCTCAACTGGATTGCCTGTTCCGAGAAATGTTTTGATTCCTCGTACTAAG GGTTTTGTTACAGCAGTAAGTCATATGAGATCCTTTGTTCCTGCTATTTATGACGTCACTGTTGCAATTCCCAAAACTTCTCCTGCACCAACCATGATAAGACTCTTCAAAGGGCAATCTTCCGTG GTGCATGTCCACCTCAAGAGAGAGCCAATGAAGGATTTACCCGATACAGATGATGACGTTGCTCAGTGGTGTAGGGACATCTTCGTAGCCAAG GACAAATTACTGGACACATACATGGCGGAGGGTTCCTTTGGTGAACAATTGCAAAACACTGGTCGCCCTGTGAAGTCGTTGTTG GTTGTCTGTTCTTGGGGCATTTTGCTTATCATGGGGACCTTGAAAGTTTGCCAGTGGTCGTCACTTTTCTCTTCTTGGAAAGGGGTTACCTTTTCTGCAATCAGCTTGGCAATTGTGACGGGTCTCATGCAAATCTTGATTCAATTTTCTCAGTCTGAGCGATCAACCCCCGCCAAAATCGCACCTGCAAAGCTTAAGAATGGTGGAGAGACGTCCCCAACTAGATAA
- the LOC140873008 gene encoding target of rapamycin complex subunit LST8-1, which yields MSQPSVVLATASYDHTIRFWEAKSGRCYRTIQYPESQVNRLEITPDKCGLAAAGNPHIRLFDVNSNSPQPVMSYDSHTNNVMAVGFQCDGNWMYSGSEDGTVKIWDLRAPGCQREYESRAAVNTVVLHPNQTELISGDQNGNIRVWDLRANSCSCELVPEVDTAVRSLTVMWDGSLIVAANNRGTCYVWRLLQGTQTMTNFEPLHKLLAHDGYILKCLLSPELCEPNRYLATASADHTVKIWNVDGFALEKTLTGHQRWVWDCVFSVDGAFLITASSDSTARLWSMSNGEEIKVYKGHQKATVCCALHDGNEPSS from the exons ATGAGTCAACCATCAGTGGTTTTAGCCACAGCAAGCTATGATCACACAATTCGATTCTGGGAGGCAAAAAGCGGGCGTTGCTACCGGACTATCCAATATCCTGAATCT CAAGTAAACAGGCTCGAGATTACACCTGATAAGTGCGGCCTAGCAGCGGCCGGGAATCCTCATATACGATTATTCGATGTCAATTCGAACAGTCCTCAGCCA GTGATGAGCTATGATTCTCACACTAATAATGTGATGGCAGTTGGATTTCAGTGTGATGGAAATTGGATGTATTCAGGTTCTGAAGACGGCACTGTCAAGATTTGGGACTTGAG GGCACCAGGTTGCCAGAGAGAATATGAAAGTCGTGCAGCAGTTAATACTGTTGTCTTGCACCCAAATCAG ACTGAGCTGATATCTGGGGACCAGAATGGCAATATCCGTGTATGGGATTTGAGAGCTAATTCTTGCAGCTGTGAGCTG GTTCCAGAAGTGGATACAGCAGTACGATCCTTGACAGTAATGTGGGATGGAAGTCTGATAGTCGCAGCTAACAATCGAGGGACATGTTATGTGTGGCGATTGTTGCAAGGGACTCAG ACTATGACCAATTTCGAGCCACTGCATAAGTTGCTGGCTCACGATGGGTATATTCTTAAATGTCTCCTCTCTCCTGAATTGTGTGAACCAAACCG GTACCTGGCTACTGCATCTGCTGACCATACCGTCAAAATATGGAATGTAGATGGTTTTGCGTTGGAAAAAACTCTAACAG GACATCAGCGCTGGGTTTGGGATTGTGTTTTCTCTGTTGATGGAGCTTTTCTTATAACAG CTTCTTCTGATTCAACTGCAAGATTATGGTCCATGTCCAATGGTGAAGAAATTAAAGTCTACAAAGGTCATCAGAAAGCAACTGTATGTTGTGCTCTTCACGATGGGAATGAACCTTCAAGCTGA